In Persephonella hydrogeniphila, the following are encoded in one genomic region:
- a CDS encoding citrate/2-methylcitrate synthase: protein MKVYAGLAGIPVVKSSISYIDGQKGILEYRGIPIYELVQNSNFLEVSYLLVFGKLPKQTEYDQFLCDVKNNLNVDSSIINFLKDIPKDTHPMKVLQSIIPILSAFDENKDVLDEKHHYSALVRLLGQTPTVLAAWKRISEGKEIVEPDFRLSYGENFLYMLRGEKPEKAEGEIFDKCLILHAEHTINASTFTAIVVVSTLADFYSCVSSAVGSLSGRLHGGANERVYHMLSHIEKIEDIPKIIDEKLSRKERIMGFGHRVYKTYDPRALIIKELLEKLIKIKGDNIPLYQKAKEFEKVALERLKEKKIYPNIDFYSGVLYSLLGIPPEFYTPVFAMARISGWIAHCKEYLKENKLFRPTQIYDGGHNIHYIPPEKRE, encoded by the coding sequence ATGAAAGTATACGCCGGTCTTGCTGGAATACCAGTTGTTAAGTCTTCAATAAGCTACATTGATGGACAGAAAGGTATATTAGAGTACAGAGGTATTCCTATATATGAACTTGTACAAAACTCAAACTTTCTTGAGGTTTCTTATCTGCTTGTTTTCGGTAAACTGCCTAAACAGACAGAGTATGACCAGTTTTTATGCGATGTAAAGAACAATCTTAATGTAGATAGCTCAATAATAAACTTTTTGAAAGATATTCCTAAAGATACACACCCTATGAAAGTCCTACAGTCTATAATCCCTATCCTATCAGCTTTTGATGAAAATAAAGATGTGTTGGATGAAAAACACCACTATTCTGCCCTTGTAAGACTCCTTGGACAGACACCTACCGTTCTCGCAGCATGGAAAAGAATATCTGAAGGTAAAGAGATTGTGGAACCTGATTTTAGACTATCCTATGGAGAAAATTTTCTGTATATGCTTAGGGGAGAAAAACCTGAAAAAGCAGAAGGTGAAATATTTGATAAATGTCTTATTCTCCATGCAGAGCACACTATTAATGCATCTACATTTACAGCTATTGTTGTGGTCTCAACACTTGCAGATTTCTACTCTTGCGTTTCTTCTGCTGTAGGTTCCCTTTCAGGAAGACTCCACGGAGGAGCCAATGAAAGAGTTTACCATATGCTTTCACATATAGAAAAAATAGAGGATATCCCAAAAATAATAGACGAAAAACTCAGCAGAAAAGAAAGAATTATGGGATTTGGACATAGAGTTTATAAAACATACGATCCAAGGGCTTTAATAATCAAAGAACTGCTAGAAAAGCTGATCAAAATAAAAGGAGATAACATCCCTCTTTACCAGAAAGCAAAAGAGTTTGAAAAGGTAGCACTTGAAAGGCTTAAAGAAAAAAAGATATATCCAAATATAGATTTTTACTCAGGAGTCCTTTACAGTCTGCTTGGAATACCACCTGAGTTTTATACACCGGTTTTTGCTATGGCAAGAATATCTGGATGGATCGCCCACTGTAAGGAGTATTTAAAGGAAAATAAACTGTTTAGACCTACCCAGATTTACGATGGAGGGCATAATATACATTACATACCTCCAGAAAAAAGAGAATAA
- the kdsB gene encoding 3-deoxy-manno-octulosonate cytidylyltransferase: MAVIVIPARKNSKRLKNKLLLPVKGKPLIQWTAENCLKVKKAIRVIVATDADEILDIFKNSEIEAVLTPSDLKSGSDRVAYIAKELKEDKIINVQGDEPLLDPEDIDKVIDNLEEADVTTLSYPIYEEDDYLNPNVVKVVADKNGYALYFSRSPIPFYRDLDFTQMLNSFENPVMKHIGVYGYRKEVLMDFAYKLKPSIYEEIEKLEQLRLLENGYRIKVIKAKKDSLGIDTEEDYQKFCRIVA; this comes from the coding sequence TTGGCAGTTATAGTAATACCGGCCAGAAAAAACTCAAAAAGGTTAAAAAATAAGCTTCTCCTTCCTGTGAAGGGGAAGCCTTTAATCCAGTGGACAGCAGAGAACTGCTTAAAGGTAAAAAAAGCAATCAGAGTGATAGTTGCAACCGATGCAGATGAAATATTGGATATTTTCAAAAATTCAGAGATTGAAGCAGTCTTAACACCTTCAGATCTAAAAAGTGGAAGCGATAGGGTTGCCTATATAGCTAAAGAGCTAAAAGAAGATAAGATTATTAATGTTCAGGGAGACGAGCCTCTATTAGATCCAGAAGATATAGATAAGGTTATAGATAATCTTGAAGAGGCTGATGTTACAACACTTTCGTATCCCATTTATGAGGAAGATGATTATCTAAATCCTAATGTGGTTAAAGTAGTTGCAGACAAAAATGGTTACGCTCTGTACTTTTCCCGAAGTCCTATACCATTTTACAGAGATTTAGATTTTACTCAGATGTTAAACAGTTTTGAAAATCCTGTTATGAAACATATCGGTGTGTACGGATACAGAAAGGAAGTTCTTATGGATTTTGCATACAAACTAAAACCCTCTATCTATGAAGAGATAGAGAAACTTGAACAACTGCGACTTTTGGAAAATGGATACAGAATAAAAGTAATTAAAGCCAAAAAAGACAGCCTTGGTATCGATACAGAAGAAGATTACCAGAAATTCTGCCGTATTGTAGCTTGA
- a CDS encoding thiazole synthase encodes MIDAQQLLKDDKLVIGDKEFSSRLIVGSGKYKDFEETAKATEASGAEMITVAVRRVNITDPDKPNLLDYIDTSKVMILPNTAGCYTAEEAVLTAKLAREALGHGFVKLEVIGDQKTLYPDMVETLKAAEILVKEGFTVLPYITDDPVMAKKFEDIGCAAVMPLAAPIGSGLGLQNPYNILFIKEAVSVPVIVDAGIGTASDASVVMELGVDGVLMNTAIAQAKDPIKMAVAMKHAVIAGRLAYLAGRIPKKMYASASSPVEGIIGR; translated from the coding sequence ATGATTGATGCACAGCAACTTTTAAAAGACGATAAACTTGTAATTGGAGATAAAGAATTCAGCTCAAGGCTTATAGTAGGCTCAGGAAAATATAAAGATTTTGAAGAGACGGCGAAAGCTACAGAAGCTTCTGGAGCTGAAATGATAACAGTTGCTGTTAGAAGGGTAAATATTACAGACCCTGATAAACCAAATCTTCTTGATTATATAGATACATCAAAGGTTATGATTCTTCCAAATACAGCCGGCTGTTATACAGCAGAGGAGGCTGTTCTGACTGCTAAGCTTGCAAGGGAAGCTCTGGGGCATGGATTTGTTAAACTTGAAGTGATAGGAGACCAGAAAACGCTTTATCCCGATATGGTAGAGACTTTAAAAGCTGCAGAGATACTTGTAAAAGAAGGTTTTACAGTTCTGCCGTACATAACAGATGATCCTGTAATGGCTAAAAAGTTTGAGGATATAGGGTGTGCTGCAGTTATGCCCCTTGCTGCTCCTATAGGCTCAGGTCTTGGTCTTCAGAACCCTTACAACATACTGTTTATCAAAGAGGCTGTTTCTGTTCCTGTTATTGTCGATGCAGGTATTGGTACAGCTTCAGATGCTTCTGTTGTTATGGAATTGGGAGTTGATGGTGTTCTGATGAACACAGCTATAGCTCAAGCTAAAGATCCTATCAAGATGGCTGTTGCTATGAAACACGCTGTTATAGCAGGAAGGCTTGCATACCTTGCAGGTAGAATACCTAAAAAGATGTATGCTTCAGCTTCTTCTCCTGTAGAAGGAATAATCGGAAGATAA
- a CDS encoding MBL fold metallo-hydrolase RNA specificity domain-containing protein codes for MIDKVVVRSFGAAKTVTGSCHLLEVGKIKILVDCGMFQGHDEKKNYEDFGFDPRQIDYLVVTHAHIDHIGRIPLLVKKGFRGKIISTHPTRNITRIMLLDAAKVMEEEYRVLYRKALRRGHPEDVRPPLYDEDDVYDAMEHFKIILDYHQTFEITDNLRLTFKNAGHILGAAWVEFDIKINGSWKKVIFSGDLGMKEKLIIKPLEFSKDGQIIFTESTYGNRKHKSLKETLVEFRQAIEESFKNGGNIVIPTFALERAQEILYVLRHMYDRGELPKCKVFLDSPLAISATKIFLQFPEYFNEATRKMVEKGKNPFIFPYVHFTTTVEESKTINAIDSGAIILAGSGMCTGGRIKHHLKHNLWRPESSVIFVGYQAKGTLGRQIIDGAKTVKIYGEEIAVKAKIYTINGFSSHADQPVLLDWIGSFENKENVYIVHGEPDVMEIFKDKIENTLKVKAHIVEKGEPIYIV; via the coding sequence ATGATTGATAAAGTTGTTGTTAGATCCTTTGGTGCTGCAAAGACAGTAACAGGTTCCTGCCATCTTTTGGAGGTAGGTAAGATAAAAATTCTCGTGGATTGTGGTATGTTTCAGGGGCATGACGAGAAAAAAAATTATGAAGATTTTGGTTTTGACCCACGGCAGATAGATTATCTTGTTGTGACACATGCACATATCGATCATATAGGGAGAATTCCTCTTCTTGTGAAAAAGGGTTTTAGAGGAAAAATAATATCAACGCATCCAACCCGTAATATAACAAGAATAATGCTGTTAGATGCAGCAAAAGTAATGGAAGAAGAGTACAGGGTTCTTTATAGAAAAGCTCTTAGGAGAGGACATCCTGAGGATGTAAGACCTCCTCTGTACGATGAGGATGATGTTTACGACGCAATGGAGCATTTCAAAATAATCCTTGATTATCATCAGACATTTGAAATTACAGATAACTTGAGATTAACCTTCAAAAATGCAGGTCATATCCTTGGTGCTGCATGGGTTGAGTTTGATATAAAGATCAATGGAAGCTGGAAAAAGGTCATATTTTCTGGCGATCTCGGTATGAAGGAAAAACTTATTATAAAACCTTTAGAGTTTTCAAAAGACGGGCAGATCATATTCACTGAATCTACCTATGGAAATAGAAAGCATAAATCTCTTAAAGAAACACTTGTAGAGTTTAGACAGGCTATTGAGGAAAGTTTTAAAAATGGAGGAAATATTGTTATTCCTACTTTTGCACTGGAAAGAGCTCAGGAAATTCTGTATGTTTTACGGCATATGTACGACAGAGGTGAACTTCCTAAATGCAAAGTTTTTTTAGATAGTCCACTGGCTATATCTGCTACAAAAATATTTTTACAGTTTCCAGAGTATTTTAATGAAGCAACAAGAAAGATGGTGGAGAAGGGAAAAAATCCATTTATATTCCCTTATGTGCATTTCACTACCACTGTAGAAGAATCTAAAACTATTAATGCCATAGATTCAGGTGCTATTATCCTTGCAGGAAGTGGAATGTGTACAGGAGGAAGAATAAAACACCATCTGAAGCACAACCTGTGGAGACCTGAATCTTCGGTAATTTTTGTAGGTTATCAGGCAAAAGGTACACTTGGCAGACAGATTATAGACGGTGCTAAAACTGTTAAAATTTACGGAGAAGAAATTGCAGTTAAGGCAAAGATATACACCATTAATGGGTTTTCTTCCCATGCTGATCAGCCTGTATTACTTGATTGGATTGGTAGTTTTGAAAATAAGGAGAATGTATACATAGTACACGGAGAGCCTGATGTGATGGAAATATTCAAAGATAAGATAGAAAATACACTGAAGGTAAAAGCTCATATAGTAGAAAAGGGAGAACCTATCTACATAGTCTAA
- a CDS encoding sulfite exporter TauE/SafE family protein gives MLKYLMITLAGFLGSYHCVGMCGFIPPLIQYRNWLAGNLLYSAGRIFSYSFLGFVAGYAGMFFHKVEFQFFQKFLTVFLGSMMIIFGLQITGNIKEKGVPGLDLIFTTVAEILSKFRRNPFFLGMFNGFLPCPLVYAFLMQAIFEGSPIRGMLVMFAFGIGTVPAMLFASKIFQIISPRLRKRLASFSGVIVILLGVWIILRAFGIGHHH, from the coding sequence TTGCTTAAATACTTGATGATAACCCTTGCAGGATTTCTTGGTTCCTACCACTGTGTAGGAATGTGCGGTTTTATCCCTCCTCTAATACAGTATCGAAACTGGCTTGCAGGAAATCTTCTGTACTCTGCAGGAAGAATTTTCTCTTACTCTTTCCTCGGATTTGTTGCAGGATATGCCGGTATGTTTTTTCATAAGGTTGAGTTTCAGTTCTTCCAGAAATTTCTCACAGTGTTCCTCGGGAGCATGATGATAATCTTTGGGCTTCAGATAACAGGAAATATCAAAGAGAAAGGTGTTCCCGGTCTTGATCTGATATTTACTACTGTTGCTGAAATTTTATCAAAATTCAGAAGGAACCCCTTTTTCCTTGGAATGTTTAACGGTTTCCTTCCCTGTCCTCTCGTCTATGCTTTTTTAATGCAGGCTATCTTTGAGGGGTCTCCTATCAGAGGAATGCTTGTGATGTTTGCTTTTGGTATAGGTACAGTACCTGCTATGCTTTTTGCCAGCAAGATATTCCAGATAATTTCTCCAAGGCTTAGGAAAAGGCTTGCTTCCTTTTCTGGAGTGATTGTTATTTTGCTGGGTGTATGGATAATACTGAGAGCTTTTGGAATAGGTCATCACCATTAA
- the fmt gene encoding methionyl-tRNA formyltransferase, translating into MRVVFWGTPDFAAKSLEKLIESKHQVIAVVTQPDKPKGRGKKLTPPPVKVLAEKHGIPVLQPEKVKNNSELYETLKKLNPDIFVVVAYGKILPEKIINLPKYRTINVHASLLPEYRGAAPIHRAIMEGKDKTGVCIMEITKELDAGDIYKCVEIPITEKDDIVSLHDKLAKAGAELLLEVLDEIEKGKIIKKPQEHTKATYAKPITKEEGKINWNKSAREIFNQIRALKVWPKAFTNFRDKEIKILDSEVIDENSKGNAGKIVDIIKGKGFVVQTGKGKILIKKVQFPNSKPISADEAVRGYHIEVGERFE; encoded by the coding sequence TTGAGAGTAGTATTTTGGGGAACTCCTGATTTTGCGGCAAAAAGCCTTGAAAAGCTAATAGAATCAAAACATCAGGTTATTGCGGTTGTTACCCAGCCAGACAAACCTAAGGGAAGGGGAAAAAAACTTACCCCTCCTCCTGTAAAGGTTTTGGCTGAGAAACACGGCATACCTGTATTACAACCAGAAAAAGTAAAAAACAACTCAGAACTGTACGAAACACTAAAAAAATTAAACCCAGACATATTTGTTGTTGTAGCTTACGGAAAAATTTTACCTGAAAAGATAATAAACCTACCAAAATACAGAACAATAAATGTCCATGCATCCCTATTGCCTGAGTACAGAGGAGCTGCCCCTATTCACAGAGCGATAATGGAAGGGAAAGATAAAACAGGTGTATGCATAATGGAAATAACAAAAGAGTTAGATGCCGGTGATATCTACAAATGTGTAGAAATCCCTATAACAGAAAAAGACGATATAGTTTCTCTACATGATAAATTAGCAAAAGCAGGGGCAGAACTATTATTAGAGGTATTAGATGAGATAGAAAAAGGTAAAATAATCAAAAAACCACAGGAACATACAAAAGCAACATACGCAAAACCTATAACAAAAGAAGAAGGAAAAATAAACTGGAACAAATCTGCAAGAGAGATATTTAACCAGATAAGAGCATTAAAAGTCTGGCCGAAAGCTTTCACAAACTTTAGAGATAAAGAGATCAAAATTCTTGATTCAGAAGTAATAGACGAAAATTCCAAAGGAAATGCAGGGAAGATTGTAGATATCATAAAGGGAAAAGGATTTGTAGTACAGACAGGTAAAGGTAAAATTCTGATAAAAAAAGTCCAGTTCCCAAACTCAAAACCCATATCTGCAGATGAAGCAGTAAGGGGATACCACATAGAAGTAGGGGAGAGGTTCGAATAG
- the rlmB gene encoding 23S rRNA (guanosine(2251)-2'-O)-methyltransferase RlmB has translation MNDKNFVIWGRNPIVEALKSGRTLEKILIAHDSHPSKELIKLAEKNRVKIQRVPRKKVEEIAGTKKTQGVVAIISPVRYWNENELIDEIISREGVLLVMDHITDPQNVGNMIRTAEVLGVDGILIPRERSSPINEVVVKASTGAVFHIPIAKVGSLRQILDKFKKKGGWVVSVEKGGKPIHKISFPFPLAVVLGSEGKGVSKTLLETSDLVATIPMKGKITSLNVSSATAIALWEVAKQKWVEN, from the coding sequence ATGAATGACAAAAATTTTGTTATATGGGGCAGAAATCCCATTGTTGAAGCTTTAAAATCTGGGAGAACATTAGAAAAAATACTTATTGCCCATGACTCACATCCTTCAAAAGAGCTTATTAAACTGGCAGAGAAAAACAGGGTCAAAATTCAAAGAGTTCCAAGAAAAAAAGTTGAAGAAATCGCAGGTACCAAAAAAACCCAGGGTGTTGTCGCTATCATCAGCCCAGTCAGGTACTGGAATGAGAATGAGCTTATCGATGAAATTATTAGCAGGGAAGGGGTTTTACTGGTAATGGATCATATTACAGACCCCCAGAATGTAGGAAATATGATAAGAACTGCAGAGGTTTTAGGGGTTGATGGTATTTTAATTCCAAGAGAAAGAAGCTCTCCTATCAACGAGGTAGTAGTTAAAGCCTCAACCGGCGCAGTTTTTCATATTCCTATAGCAAAAGTAGGAAGTCTCAGACAGATTTTAGATAAGTTCAAGAAAAAAGGAGGCTGGGTAGTTTCTGTAGAAAAAGGAGGGAAGCCTATCCATAAAATCAGTTTTCCATTTCCACTTGCTGTAGTTTTGGGATCGGAAGGAAAAGGAGTATCAAAAACCCTTTTGGAAACTTCAGACCTTGTAGCAACAATACCCATGAAAGGCAAAATAACCTCTCTCAATGTATCCTCTGCTACAGCTATAGCTTTATGGGAAGTTGCAAAACAAAAATGGGTGGAAAATTGA
- the petA gene encoding ubiquinol-cytochrome c reductase iron-sulfur subunit — protein MAEEKVSRRDFLLYAMGGWAAVGLGGVLYAMYKTWEPLPEVKAAGTVRFDLSKVNPGELKVVQWRGKPVFVLRRTPDMDKCENRSIKDEYTVVIGICTHLGCIPNWEPDKKIFKCPCHGGEFNACGVNIFGPPPRPLDIPPFKIEGTTIVLGETGPEYEKMMKG, from the coding sequence ATGGCAGAAGAAAAAGTTAGCAGGCGGGATTTCCTCCTTTACGCTATGGGAGGATGGGCTGCTGTTGGTTTAGGCGGAGTTTTGTACGCCATGTATAAAACATGGGAACCGCTTCCTGAAGTAAAGGCTGCCGGAACTGTGAGATTTGATCTGTCAAAGGTAAATCCGGGAGAACTGAAGGTTGTTCAATGGAGGGGTAAGCCTGTTTTCGTTCTAAGAAGAACACCAGACATGGACAAATGCGAAAACAGATCTATCAAAGACGAATACACCGTAGTAATCGGTATCTGTACGCATCTTGGTTGTATTCCTAACTGGGAACCAGACAAGAAAATTTTCAAATGTCCTTGCCACGGTGGAGAGTTTAACGCATGTGGTGTCAACATTTTCGGTCCTCCTCCAAGACCTTTAGACATACCGCCATTTAAAATTGAAGGGACTACAATAGTATTGGGAGAAACAGGTCCCGAAT